The Lacipirellula parvula genome window below encodes:
- a CDS encoding PEP-CTERM sorting domain-containing protein (PEP-CTERM proteins occur, often in large numbers, in the proteomes of bacteria that also encode an exosortase, a predicted intramembrane cysteine proteinase. The presence of a PEP-CTERM domain at a protein's C-terminus predicts cleavage within the sorting domain, followed by covalent anchoring to some some component of the (usually Gram-negative) cell surface. Many PEP-CTERM proteins exhibit an unusual sequence composition that includes large numbers of potential glycosylation sites. Expression of one such protein has been shown restore the ability of a bacterium to form floc, a type of biofilm.): MRRHYLTYQLLFAGFLLLTAGSNSLAVTVTLNGNQVFHDNFESRTPGATFGVPTPATANWALNFRNGNNVSISDALTPGAAEGSQYGRLERTVGNRSSYAMAQFNVPVVDGDQLHAEWMMYIPAGQPQFGFNGGFEDVSENRPVAIASGTDGDVFALNEGLFWSDTGLDFAFDTWQKWEQDWVVGSANMAITVAGTSITVGNADPGGAEITCFYLSTVVGSDFYVDAVPAAATAVVPEPASAPLIAAGVAVAASFRRRIVRQVAA; this comes from the coding sequence ATGCGACGCCACTATCTCACATATCAATTGCTGTTTGCAGGATTTCTACTGCTCACGGCCGGCAGCAACTCACTCGCCGTGACGGTCACGCTCAACGGCAACCAGGTGTTTCATGATAATTTTGAATCTCGGACGCCTGGAGCGACGTTCGGCGTGCCAACTCCAGCAACTGCAAATTGGGCGCTTAATTTTCGAAACGGCAACAACGTTTCGATATCCGACGCACTAACGCCAGGCGCCGCCGAAGGATCTCAATATGGTCGCCTTGAAAGAACCGTCGGCAATCGCAGTTCGTACGCGATGGCGCAGTTCAATGTACCGGTTGTCGACGGCGATCAACTCCATGCCGAGTGGATGATGTACATTCCGGCGGGCCAACCGCAGTTCGGATTCAACGGCGGCTTTGAGGATGTGAGTGAAAATCGTCCCGTGGCCATCGCTTCGGGAACAGATGGCGACGTATTTGCCCTGAATGAAGGCCTGTTCTGGTCTGACACGGGCCTAGATTTTGCCTTCGATACTTGGCAAAAGTGGGAGCAAGACTGGGTGGTCGGTTCCGCGAATATGGCGATCACGGTCGCCGGCACTTCAATCACTGTGGGTAACGCTGACCCGGGCGGCGCCGAGATCACTTGCTTCTACCTCTCGACAGTGGTCGGCAGCGATTTTTACGTTGACGCTGTTCCTGCAGCTGCGACGGCTGTCGTGCCAGAACCGGCTAGCGCCCCATTGATCGCCGCTGGCGTCGCGGTCGCTGCGAGCTTTCGCCGTCGCATAGTTCGGCAGGTCGCTGCCTAA